A genomic window from Quercus lobata isolate SW786 chromosome 10, ValleyOak3.0 Primary Assembly, whole genome shotgun sequence includes:
- the LOC115962445 gene encoding E3 ubiquitin-protein ligase BOI-like isoform X1, whose product MFGGDSSNPVFPTFIEEGRFQYDTSGLPQLQLFGDCNFAICTVPVGCNIGPLNYIGNDQTTPMEQPIKRAREAESISRQQQKRLLSLNNNFSQDKAGHSGSILNPNPVSTGLKLSYEEDEHNSSVTSASESMTGVLPAILSLGDNLKIEIDRQKEEFDRYIRLQEENILKGVRELRQRQTVSFLSAIEKGVDRKLREKELEIENMNRKNKELMERIRQVAMEVQSWHYRAKYNESVVNALKSNLQQVMSQGAMHGKEGCGDSEVDDAVSGTNVDHLRIVGGSGNSVFTEKQLNCRACKVKEVCVLLLPCRHLCLCKDCEGFIDVCPVCREMKTASVQVYMS is encoded by the exons ATGTTTGGAGGAGATAGTAGCAATCCTGTGTTTCCCACGTTCATTGAGGAAGGTCGGTTTCAATATGATACCAGTGGATTGCCTCAGCTGCAATTATTTGGAGATT GTAACTTTGCAATATGTACAGTCCCAGTTGGATGCAACATTGGTCCTTTAAACTACATTGGAAATGACCAAACGACTCCTATGGAGCAGCCAATCAAAAGAGCCAGGGAAGCAGAATCTATTTCCAGACAGCAGCAAAAACGTCTTTTATCTCTAAATAATAACTTCTCTCAAGATAAAGCTGGTCATTCTGGAAGCATTCTGAATCCTAATCCTGTATCAACTGGGTTGAAACTTTCATATGAGGAGGATGAACACAATTCTTCTGTTACTTCTGCAAGTGAAAGTATGACAGGTGTCCTTCCCGCTATTTTATCCCTTGGCGATAATCTGAAGATAGAGATTGATCGGCAGAAAGAAGAATTTGATCGTTATATTAGACTTCAG GAAGAAAACATACTCAAGGGTGTGAGGGAACTGAGGCAAAGACAAACAGTTTCTTTCCTGAGTGCCATAGAAAAGGGAGTTGATAGGAAGTTACGTGAAAAAGAGCTTGAAATAGAGAATATGAACCGCAAGAACAAGGAACTAATGGAGAGAATAAGGCAGGTCGCCATGGAAGTTCAGTCTTGGCACTATAGAGCAAAGTACAATGAGTCTGTAGTCAATGCCTTGAAAAGCAATTTGCAGCAAGTCATGTCTCAGGGTGCTATGCATGGGAAGGAAGGATGTGGGGATAGCGAGGTAGATGATGCAGTCTCTGGGACTAACGTGGATCACCTACGCATTGTAGGTGGGTCTGGAAATTCGGTCTTTACGGAGAAACAGTTGAATTGCAGGGCTTGTAAAGTTAAGGAAGTCTGTGTCTTGTTGTTACCTTGTAGGCATCTGTGTCTCTGTAAGGATTGTGAAGGGTTTATTGATGTATGTCCTGTGTGCCGGGAAATGAAGACTGCAAGTGTTCAAGTATATATGTCTTAA
- the LOC115962445 gene encoding E3 ubiquitin-protein ligase BOI-like isoform X2, with translation MFGGDSSNPVFPTFIEEGRFQYDTSGLPQLQLFGDFPVGCNIGPLNYIGNDQTTPMEQPIKRAREAESISRQQQKRLLSLNNNFSQDKAGHSGSILNPNPVSTGLKLSYEEDEHNSSVTSASESMTGVLPAILSLGDNLKIEIDRQKEEFDRYIRLQEENILKGVRELRQRQTVSFLSAIEKGVDRKLREKELEIENMNRKNKELMERIRQVAMEVQSWHYRAKYNESVVNALKSNLQQVMSQGAMHGKEGCGDSEVDDAVSGTNVDHLRIVGGSGNSVFTEKQLNCRACKVKEVCVLLLPCRHLCLCKDCEGFIDVCPVCREMKTASVQVYMS, from the exons ATGTTTGGAGGAGATAGTAGCAATCCTGTGTTTCCCACGTTCATTGAGGAAGGTCGGTTTCAATATGATACCAGTGGATTGCCTCAGCTGCAATTATTTGGAGATT TCCCAGTTGGATGCAACATTGGTCCTTTAAACTACATTGGAAATGACCAAACGACTCCTATGGAGCAGCCAATCAAAAGAGCCAGGGAAGCAGAATCTATTTCCAGACAGCAGCAAAAACGTCTTTTATCTCTAAATAATAACTTCTCTCAAGATAAAGCTGGTCATTCTGGAAGCATTCTGAATCCTAATCCTGTATCAACTGGGTTGAAACTTTCATATGAGGAGGATGAACACAATTCTTCTGTTACTTCTGCAAGTGAAAGTATGACAGGTGTCCTTCCCGCTATTTTATCCCTTGGCGATAATCTGAAGATAGAGATTGATCGGCAGAAAGAAGAATTTGATCGTTATATTAGACTTCAG GAAGAAAACATACTCAAGGGTGTGAGGGAACTGAGGCAAAGACAAACAGTTTCTTTCCTGAGTGCCATAGAAAAGGGAGTTGATAGGAAGTTACGTGAAAAAGAGCTTGAAATAGAGAATATGAACCGCAAGAACAAGGAACTAATGGAGAGAATAAGGCAGGTCGCCATGGAAGTTCAGTCTTGGCACTATAGAGCAAAGTACAATGAGTCTGTAGTCAATGCCTTGAAAAGCAATTTGCAGCAAGTCATGTCTCAGGGTGCTATGCATGGGAAGGAAGGATGTGGGGATAGCGAGGTAGATGATGCAGTCTCTGGGACTAACGTGGATCACCTACGCATTGTAGGTGGGTCTGGAAATTCGGTCTTTACGGAGAAACAGTTGAATTGCAGGGCTTGTAAAGTTAAGGAAGTCTGTGTCTTGTTGTTACCTTGTAGGCATCTGTGTCTCTGTAAGGATTGTGAAGGGTTTATTGATGTATGTCCTGTGTGCCGGGAAATGAAGACTGCAAGTGTTCAAGTATATATGTCTTAA